From Demequina capsici, one genomic window encodes:
- a CDS encoding PTS fructose transporter subunit IIABC: MSLITTSQVVLDLAAPDRAAATRTLAERLVESGRCTDLSTFLADVTKREATMATGLPGGIAIPHARSAGISEPSLVFGRTAQGIDWGAADGPATLVFLIAAPEGGGDAHMQVLPALARALMKPEFTEGLAAAATPEDVVALVEAEIGDVVPAAAPADAVPGTAADASPTPAKESFTLVGVTSCPTGIAHTYMAAEALERAAAEAGHTITVETQGSVGSKAIPAELIAAADAVIFAHDVEVKGRDRFAGKPTVDVGVKKAISDGPLLVEQAIALAAEWKADPSKAASTASHAASAGGLTSKVEADAHWGTRLRQWLMTGVSYMIPFVAAGGILIALAFMLSQISLGDNGPIEITKYNLTSGDAYDISSGFDATSLTAWAALLFIIGGAAFGFLVPILSGFIAFAIADRPGLVPGIVGGAIANTMGAGFLGGIVTGLLAGFIARWIASWKVHAGVRGVMPVVVIPLLSTLVTAGLFITLLGGPIASLTESLNNWLTTLSGGSAFTLGLVLGAMMGFDLGGPVNKVAYFFATAGLSAAGTAADAPQLKIMAAVMAAGMVAPLAMALATVLRPKLFSAPERENGKAAWLLGASFISEGAIPFAAADPIRVMASSLVGSALTGGLVMLFGATLRAPHGGIWVLPLIGNFGMFLVALAAGVVVTALLVILLKSTDRSLAVVDAAATI; the protein is encoded by the coding sequence ATGTCTCTCATCACGACCTCGCAGGTGGTGCTCGACCTCGCCGCGCCTGATCGCGCCGCCGCCACCCGCACGCTCGCGGAGCGCCTGGTCGAGTCCGGCCGCTGCACCGACCTCAGCACGTTCCTGGCCGACGTCACGAAGCGCGAGGCGACGATGGCGACCGGGCTGCCCGGCGGCATCGCGATCCCTCACGCCCGGTCCGCCGGCATCTCCGAGCCCTCCCTCGTGTTCGGTCGCACCGCCCAGGGGATCGACTGGGGCGCCGCGGACGGACCCGCGACGCTCGTCTTCCTCATCGCAGCCCCCGAGGGCGGTGGCGACGCTCACATGCAGGTGCTGCCCGCCCTCGCGCGCGCGCTCATGAAGCCCGAGTTCACCGAAGGGCTGGCCGCCGCAGCCACCCCGGAGGACGTCGTGGCCCTCGTCGAGGCGGAGATCGGCGACGTCGTCCCGGCCGCCGCTCCCGCCGATGCCGTTCCCGGCACAGCCGCCGACGCGAGCCCCACGCCCGCGAAGGAGTCGTTCACGCTCGTCGGCGTCACCTCCTGCCCCACCGGCATCGCCCACACCTACATGGCAGCCGAGGCGCTCGAACGCGCGGCCGCCGAGGCGGGCCACACGATCACCGTCGAGACCCAGGGGTCCGTCGGATCCAAGGCGATCCCCGCCGAGCTGATCGCCGCCGCCGACGCCGTGATCTTCGCCCACGACGTGGAGGTCAAGGGGCGCGACCGCTTCGCAGGCAAGCCCACTGTCGACGTCGGCGTGAAGAAGGCGATCTCCGACGGGCCGCTGCTGGTGGAGCAGGCGATCGCGCTCGCCGCCGAATGGAAGGCGGACCCGTCGAAGGCCGCCTCCACGGCCTCGCATGCTGCGTCCGCGGGCGGGCTCACGTCCAAGGTCGAGGCGGACGCCCACTGGGGCACCAGGCTGCGCCAGTGGCTGATGACGGGCGTGAGCTACATGATCCCGTTCGTCGCCGCGGGTGGAATCCTGATCGCGCTGGCGTTCATGCTGTCCCAGATCTCGCTCGGCGACAACGGGCCGATCGAGATCACCAAGTACAACCTGACGTCAGGCGATGCCTACGACATCAGCAGCGGATTCGACGCCACGTCGCTCACCGCGTGGGCAGCGCTGCTGTTCATCATCGGAGGCGCGGCATTCGGGTTCCTCGTACCGATCCTGTCCGGCTTCATCGCGTTCGCGATCGCCGACCGCCCCGGCCTGGTGCCCGGCATCGTCGGCGGCGCGATCGCGAACACCATGGGCGCAGGGTTCCTCGGCGGCATCGTCACCGGCCTGCTCGCTGGCTTCATCGCCAGGTGGATCGCCTCGTGGAAGGTCCACGCAGGGGTCCGCGGCGTCATGCCGGTCGTCGTGATCCCCCTGCTGTCGACCCTGGTCACCGCGGGGCTCTTCATCACGCTGCTCGGCGGACCGATCGCCTCGCTCACCGAGAGCCTCAACAACTGGCTGACCACGCTGTCGGGCGGCTCCGCCTTCACGCTGGGCCTCGTGCTCGGCGCGATGATGGGCTTCGACCTCGGAGGACCGGTCAACAAGGTCGCCTACTTCTTCGCCACCGCGGGACTGTCGGCCGCAGGCACCGCGGCCGATGCTCCACAGCTGAAGATCATGGCGGCAGTCATGGCCGCAGGCATGGTCGCCCCGCTCGCGATGGCGCTCGCCACCGTGCTGCGCCCCAAGCTGTTCTCCGCGCCCGAGCGTGAGAACGGCAAGGCAGCCTGGCTGCTCGGCGCCTCGTTCATCTCCGAAGGCGCGATACCGTTCGCCGCCGCCGACCCGATCCGCGTCATGGCGTCGTCGCTCGTCGGCTCCGCCCTCACCGGCGGCCTGGTGATGCTCTTCGGCGCCACGCTCCGGGCCCCGCACGGAGGCATCTGGGTGCTGCCGCTGATCGGCAACTTCGGGATGTTCCTCGTCGCGCTCGCCGCCGGCGTGGTCGTGACCGCGCTGCTCGTCATCCTGCTCAAGTCCACCGATCGCAGCCTCGCCGTCGTCGACGCTGCGGCGACCATCTGA
- a CDS encoding DeoR/GlpR family DNA-binding transcription regulator, translated as MYAAERQQRILAEARAAGRVEVSSLAELLGVTSETVRRDLTALESRGALRRVHGGAIPVERLELEPTLATRAARNAEVKRRVAARVLAELPQGATVLLDAGSTTQAIVAQLPADMELTIITNSIPAAAVLANMPRVTLLMTGGRVRGVTGAAVGPWTTDALDGVVVDVAVIGTNGLSVARGLTTPDQVEAKAKRGMVKAARRVIVATDSSKAGDDHLHRFASLDEVDLIVTDDGLPDEVAAELRATGPEVVTA; from the coding sequence ATGTACGCAGCGGAGCGACAGCAGCGCATCCTCGCCGAGGCCCGTGCCGCGGGCAGAGTCGAGGTGTCCTCGCTGGCAGAGCTGCTCGGCGTGACGTCGGAGACCGTGCGTCGCGACCTCACCGCACTCGAGAGCCGGGGTGCCCTGCGCCGAGTGCACGGCGGCGCCATCCCCGTCGAACGGCTCGAGCTCGAGCCCACGCTGGCCACGCGCGCCGCCCGCAACGCCGAGGTCAAGCGCCGCGTCGCCGCCCGCGTCCTCGCGGAGCTGCCGCAGGGCGCCACCGTGCTCCTGGACGCCGGCTCCACGACCCAGGCGATCGTCGCCCAGCTCCCCGCTGACATGGAGCTCACGATCATCACGAACTCGATCCCCGCCGCCGCCGTGCTCGCGAACATGCCTCGGGTGACGCTGCTCATGACCGGTGGACGCGTCAGGGGGGTCACGGGCGCCGCCGTCGGCCCCTGGACCACGGACGCGCTCGACGGGGTCGTCGTCGACGTCGCGGTCATCGGCACCAACGGGCTCTCCGTGGCTCGCGGCCTCACCACGCCCGACCAGGTGGAGGCGAAGGCCAAGCGGGGCATGGTGAAGGCGGCCCGCCGCGTCATCGTCGCCACCGACTCCTCCAAGGCAGGGGACGACCACCTGCACCGTTTCGCCTCGCTCGACGAGGTCGACCTCATCGTCACCGACGATGGGCTTCCCGATGAGGTGGCCGCCGAGTTGCGGGCCACCGGTCCCGAGGTGGTTACCGCATGA
- the greA gene encoding transcription elongation factor GreA, producing MTDTTGTWLTQEAFDRLQAEYDHLVNVGRVEIAKEIDDRRQEGDLKENGGYHAAREEQAKQEARIEQLRHILRTATVGEASTDAGVQSGTVVVAEVAGREMRFLVGSREVAGGTDIDVFSAQSPLGAALLGRHAGDETTYTAPNGKEIPVKVISAEPFAG from the coding sequence GTGACCGACACCACCGGCACCTGGCTCACCCAGGAGGCCTTCGACCGCCTGCAGGCCGAGTACGACCACCTGGTCAACGTCGGCCGGGTGGAGATCGCCAAGGAGATCGACGACCGCCGCCAGGAAGGCGACCTCAAGGAGAACGGCGGCTACCACGCCGCTCGCGAGGAGCAGGCGAAGCAGGAGGCGCGCATCGAGCAGCTGCGCCACATCCTTCGCACCGCGACCGTGGGCGAGGCCAGCACGGACGCCGGAGTCCAGTCCGGCACGGTGGTGGTGGCGGAGGTCGCCGGCCGCGAGATGCGGTTCCTCGTCGGATCCCGTGAGGTCGCAGGCGGGACCGACATCGACGTGTTCTCGGCGCAGTCGCCGCTGGGCGCCGCGCTGCTCGGCAGGCACGCAGGCGACGAGACGACGTACACGGCACCCAACGGCAAGGAGATCCCGGTGAAGGTGATCTCCGCGGAGCCTTTCGCGGGCTGA
- the pfkB gene encoding 1-phosphofructokinase, whose amino-acid sequence MIVTLTPNPSVDHAMVIGSLARGEVLRASESRLDAGGKGVNVSRALAANGAATLAVVPLGGHQGHLLADLLATTGVTHRPVTLAGSTRMNVSVLEPDGTTTKLNEPGPTLSASENTAMIQTTLDAAEGADWLAVCGSLPPGATPDIYAALRAGAGARDVRFVVDSSGASFAVAVETRPTLIKPNHEELAELVGHALPTLRDVRDAARELVSSGIEIVAVSLGADGAALFTADEAAHAHASVSAPVSTVGAGDCMLAGLLHGLTSGLSIGEALVSGVAWGSAAVALPGSSVPTPADVRTVAPVLSSELPLSMELGH is encoded by the coding sequence ATGATCGTCACCCTCACCCCGAACCCCAGCGTGGACCACGCGATGGTGATCGGCTCGCTCGCGCGCGGAGAGGTGCTCCGCGCCTCCGAGTCGCGGCTCGACGCGGGCGGCAAGGGGGTGAACGTCTCCCGGGCTCTCGCGGCGAACGGCGCCGCCACGCTTGCGGTCGTGCCGCTCGGGGGACACCAGGGCCACCTGCTCGCAGACCTGCTCGCGACCACCGGCGTGACGCATCGCCCGGTGACGCTCGCCGGCTCCACCCGCATGAACGTGTCCGTGCTGGAGCCCGACGGCACCACCACCAAGCTCAACGAACCCGGCCCCACGCTCAGCGCGTCGGAGAACACCGCGATGATCCAGACCACGCTCGACGCCGCCGAAGGCGCCGACTGGCTGGCAGTGTGCGGCAGCCTTCCGCCCGGAGCCACCCCCGACATCTACGCGGCTCTCCGCGCAGGCGCGGGAGCACGCGACGTGCGCTTCGTCGTCGACTCCTCCGGAGCCTCGTTCGCCGTCGCTGTCGAGACGCGACCCACCCTCATCAAGCCCAACCACGAGGAGCTCGCCGAGCTCGTCGGCCACGCGCTGCCCACGCTGCGCGACGTCCGCGACGCCGCGCGCGAGCTGGTGTCCTCAGGCATCGAGATCGTCGCGGTGAGCCTCGGCGCCGACGGCGCCGCTCTGTTCACCGCCGACGAGGCCGCACACGCCCACGCGTCCGTGTCGGCCCCCGTGTCCACCGTCGGCGCCGGCGACTGCATGCTCGCCGGACTGCTGCACGGCCTCACCTCCGGACTCTCGATCGGTGAGGCCCTCGTCAGCGGAGTCGCCTGGGGGTCCGCCGCAGTGGCGCTCCCCGGCAGCTCCGTACCCACGCCGGCGGACGTACGCACGGTGGCACCCGTGCTGTCCTCCGAGCTGCCGCTCAGCATGGAACTGGGTCACTGA
- a CDS encoding AI-2E family transporter — protein sequence MADEDPPTTRSHMTYARGVDAADTVPTWLRVAAAWGWRLIVVGVVVVAAGSLFTTVSTIVIPVIIALFIAAPLEVVVGWLQRWRIPRGLGAAIAILGLFVVVSALIVLAGAEIVAGFDSLKNAALQGFNELIVWLSDGPLHISADQLQQARDNIVALVQGNALGLASGALSFTGTIGGLVAGTVIALLSLFFFMRDGATMWGWAVGVLPEDNIDQVDRAGRNAWHTLRRYTQTSVFVAFVDAVGIGLGAWILGVPLALPIAILVFLFSFIPMFGATISGIIAVLVALVDGGPITAIWMMVVVLAVQQIEGNVLYPWLFGKVSSLHPMVILLTVSTGTLLLGLVGAIIAVPVVAFFTAFGRGLRKEFRPDPEPPALSDQLPVLAHRSKEVLQRVVHTGQIHVRHRHDDEAGPLTEEEIPIRRVTRTEAPDHDAGEDGDSRR from the coding sequence ATGGCTGACGAGGATCCCCCCACGACGCGCTCGCACATGACGTATGCGCGTGGGGTCGATGCCGCCGACACGGTGCCGACCTGGCTGCGCGTGGCCGCGGCGTGGGGCTGGCGGCTCATCGTCGTGGGCGTGGTGGTCGTCGCAGCCGGGTCGCTCTTCACCACCGTGTCGACGATCGTGATCCCGGTGATCATCGCGCTGTTCATCGCCGCGCCGCTCGAGGTGGTCGTCGGCTGGCTGCAGCGGTGGAGGATCCCCAGGGGACTGGGCGCGGCGATAGCGATCCTCGGCCTGTTCGTGGTCGTGAGCGCGCTCATCGTGCTTGCCGGCGCTGAGATCGTCGCAGGTTTCGACTCCCTGAAGAACGCCGCGCTCCAGGGATTCAACGAGCTCATCGTGTGGCTGTCCGACGGGCCTCTCCACATCAGCGCCGACCAGCTGCAGCAGGCTCGGGACAACATCGTCGCCCTGGTGCAGGGCAACGCGCTCGGCCTGGCCTCCGGGGCGCTGTCGTTCACCGGGACGATCGGCGGCCTCGTGGCTGGCACGGTCATCGCCCTGCTCAGCCTCTTCTTCTTCATGCGCGACGGCGCGACCATGTGGGGCTGGGCCGTGGGCGTGCTGCCCGAGGACAACATCGACCAGGTGGACCGCGCGGGCCGCAACGCCTGGCACACGCTCCGCCGATACACGCAGACGTCCGTGTTCGTCGCGTTCGTCGATGCCGTCGGGATCGGGCTCGGCGCGTGGATCCTGGGGGTGCCGCTCGCCCTCCCCATCGCGATCCTCGTCTTCCTGTTCTCCTTCATCCCGATGTTCGGGGCCACGATCTCCGGCATCATCGCCGTGCTCGTCGCGCTCGTGGACGGGGGACCCATCACCGCGATATGGATGATGGTCGTGGTGCTCGCGGTGCAGCAGATCGAAGGGAACGTCCTCTACCCATGGCTGTTCGGGAAGGTGTCGTCGCTGCACCCGATGGTCATCCTCCTCACCGTGTCCACCGGCACCCTGCTGCTGGGGCTCGTCGGCGCGATCATCGCGGTCCCGGTCGTCGCGTTCTTCACCGCGTTCGGGCGGGGACTGCGCAAGGAGTTCCGCCCGGACCCCGAGCCTCCGGCCCTGTCAGACCAGCTTCCTGTGCTGGCGCACCGCTCCAAGGAGGTGCTGCAGCGCGTGGTCCACACCGGCCAGATCCACGTGAGGCATCGTCACGACGACGAGGCCGGGCCTCTGACGGAGGAGGAGATCCCGATCCGCAGGGTCACCCGCACCGAGGCCCCCGACCACGATGCGGGTGAGGACGGCGACAGCCGCCGCTGA
- the rlmC gene encoding 23S rRNA (uracil(747)-C(5))-methyltransferase RlmC codes for MRCDYFEAGVCRSCVLIETPYARQLADKDEAVRRTLGEAAAGARWLPPVASDESGFRTKAKMVVGGTTANPTLGILDGERVGVDLQGCGLYPAQLSSAFAPLAELIARAALSPYDLDARRGELKNLIVTVSPDGELMVRFVMRSTEALARLAKHLPWLREQLPSLAVASLNVLPEHRAVVEGEREIMLTERESLPMRLDGLTLHLRPQSFFQTNTGVARELYRQARAWIAESSPADVWDLYCGVGGFALQALGPGRSVLGVELSQQAVASAQLTRDELAAAGVAGATDARFVAADATAFALAQEHAPELVVVNPPRRGIGPELAGWLERSDVATVVYSSCHPGSLAKDLAAMPSLRPVEVRVMDMFPHTAHAETAVLLRRA; via the coding sequence GTGCGGTGCGACTACTTCGAGGCGGGCGTGTGCCGGTCATGCGTGCTGATCGAGACTCCGTACGCGCGGCAGCTCGCCGACAAGGATGAAGCCGTGCGTCGCACCCTCGGCGAGGCCGCCGCAGGGGCACGCTGGCTCCCGCCCGTCGCGAGCGACGAGTCGGGCTTCCGCACCAAGGCGAAGATGGTCGTCGGCGGCACGACCGCCAACCCGACGCTGGGGATCCTCGACGGCGAGCGCGTCGGCGTGGACCTGCAGGGATGCGGGCTGTACCCCGCCCAGCTGTCGTCGGCGTTCGCCCCGCTCGCCGAGCTCATCGCCCGTGCGGCGCTGAGCCCGTACGACCTCGACGCGCGTCGAGGCGAGCTCAAGAACCTGATCGTCACCGTCTCGCCCGACGGCGAGCTGATGGTGCGCTTCGTCATGAGATCCACCGAGGCGCTCGCGCGCCTGGCCAAGCATCTGCCGTGGCTGCGCGAGCAGCTGCCGTCGCTCGCGGTCGCGTCCCTGAACGTGCTCCCCGAGCATCGAGCTGTCGTGGAAGGTGAGCGGGAGATCATGCTCACCGAGCGGGAGTCGCTGCCCATGCGCCTGGACGGCCTCACCCTTCACCTGCGCCCGCAGAGCTTCTTCCAGACCAACACCGGGGTCGCACGTGAGCTCTACCGACAGGCTCGCGCCTGGATCGCCGAGTCTTCTCCCGCAGATGTGTGGGACCTGTACTGCGGCGTGGGAGGCTTCGCGCTCCAGGCGCTCGGGCCGGGGCGCTCGGTGCTGGGCGTCGAGCTGTCACAGCAGGCGGTCGCGTCGGCGCAGCTGACGCGGGACGAGCTCGCTGCAGCGGGCGTGGCGGGCGCGACCGACGCACGCTTCGTCGCCGCCGACGCCACGGCCTTCGCGCTCGCGCAGGAGCACGCACCCGAGCTGGTCGTCGTCAATCCGCCGCGGCGGGGCATCGGACCTGAGCTCGCGGGCTGGCTGGAGCGGTCGGATGTGGCCACGGTCGTGTACTCCAGCTGCCACCCTGGCTCGCTCGCCAAGGACCTGGCCGCGATGCCGTCCCTTCGACCCGTCGAGGTCAGGGTCATGGACATGTTCCCGCACACCGCCCACGCCGAGACTGCGGTGCTCCTGCGTCGCGCCTGA
- the msrA gene encoding peptide-methionine (S)-S-oxide reductase MsrA, with the protein MMFALSKTTMITADQALPGRDTPMEVSPLHVVLGTPIQGPWPDGMKVLYVGMGCFWGSERIFWQLDGVYSTAVGYMGGWTRNPSYEETCTAMTGHFEAVQVVYDPAKVSLDALFAAFWENHDPTTPNRQGGDIGTQYRSAILATDQEQLDAALASKARYQARLDGEGYGPISTQIELASTAGDGRFYYAEEYHQGYLHKNPGGYCNHGFCQVSFA; encoded by the coding sequence ATGATGTTCGCACTGTCCAAGACGACGATGATCACGGCCGACCAGGCGCTGCCCGGTCGCGACACCCCGATGGAGGTGTCGCCGTTGCATGTGGTGCTCGGCACGCCGATCCAGGGCCCGTGGCCCGACGGCATGAAGGTGCTCTACGTGGGCATGGGCTGCTTCTGGGGGTCCGAGCGGATCTTCTGGCAGCTCGACGGCGTCTACTCGACCGCCGTCGGCTACATGGGGGGCTGGACAAGGAACCCCAGCTACGAGGAGACGTGCACGGCGATGACGGGGCACTTCGAGGCCGTCCAGGTGGTCTACGACCCTGCGAAGGTGTCGCTTGACGCGCTGTTCGCGGCATTCTGGGAGAACCACGACCCGACGACCCCCAACCGCCAGGGCGGGGACATCGGCACCCAGTACCGCTCCGCGATCCTCGCCACGGACCAGGAGCAGCTGGACGCCGCTCTCGCGTCGAAGGCACGCTACCAGGCGCGTCTGGACGGCGAGGGCTACGGCCCCATCTCCACGCAGATCGAGCTCGCGTCGACGGCCGGCGACGGTCGGTTCTACTACGCGGAGGAGTACCACCAGGGCTACCTGCACAAGAACCCGGGCGGCTACTGCAACCACGGCTTCTGCCAGGTGTCGTTCGCCTGA
- a CDS encoding isoprenyl transferase, protein MGLRSLLYGLYERQLTAQLRGADLPRHIGVILDGNRRWAKTIGAPAAHGHQKGADKITEVLEWSQEAGVEVVTLWLLSTDNLDRDPHELEPLLEIICGAVENLADDGRWRLRHVGDATLLPADAAARIAAAVGRTEDAPGVHVNVAVGYGGRHEITDAVRSYLRECDAQGLTLADAADRLAVDHIEDHLYTKGQPDPDLVIRTSGEQRLSGFLMWQSAHTEFYFCEAYWPAFRRVDFLRALRDYALRERRLGR, encoded by the coding sequence ATGGGTCTGCGGAGCCTGCTCTACGGCCTGTACGAGCGTCAGCTCACGGCCCAGCTGCGCGGCGCGGACCTGCCTCGTCACATCGGCGTCATCCTGGACGGGAACCGTCGATGGGCCAAGACCATCGGAGCCCCGGCCGCGCATGGCCATCAGAAGGGCGCCGACAAGATCACCGAGGTCCTCGAGTGGTCGCAGGAGGCGGGCGTCGAGGTCGTGACGCTGTGGCTCCTGTCCACGGACAACCTGGACCGCGACCCCCACGAGCTCGAGCCGCTGTTGGAGATCATCTGCGGAGCCGTCGAGAACCTGGCGGACGACGGCCGTTGGCGCCTCAGGCACGTGGGCGACGCCACCCTGCTCCCGGCAGACGCCGCAGCACGGATCGCGGCCGCCGTGGGGCGCACCGAGGACGCTCCGGGGGTCCACGTCAACGTCGCCGTCGGATACGGCGGTCGCCATGAGATCACGGACGCGGTCCGCTCGTACCTGCGCGAGTGCGACGCCCAGGGGTTGACGCTCGCGGACGCCGCGGACCGGCTCGCCGTCGACCACATCGAGGACCACCTGTACACCAAGGGCCAGCCTGATCCGGACCTCGTGATCCGCACCTCGGGGGAGCAGCGGCTCTCAGGCTTCCTCATGTGGCAGAGCGCCCACACCGAGTTCTACTTCTGCGAGGCCTATTGGCCCGCGTTCCGCCGCGTCGACTTCCTGCGCGCGCTGCGCGACTACGCGCTGCGGGAGCGTCGGCTCGGTCGCTGA
- the trhA gene encoding PAQR family membrane homeostasis protein TrhA: MDENLPTIGKPMMRGWLHLGAAPLAYFAGMVLVVLAPTLAGRASSAIFTTTAVMLFGTSAVYHRGKWSPQALAVLRRMDHANIFLIIAGTYTPLTVMLLSGSERVWVLVLVWSGALLGLLSRILWLGAPRWVYVPVYVALGWVAIGFIGPFYEAGGAAVVWLIVAGGLCYTVGAVIYGFKWPGKSARYFGFHEIFHALTIAGFTCHYIAASLAIYGAS; this comes from the coding sequence ATGGACGAGAACCTTCCGACCATCGGCAAGCCGATGATGAGGGGCTGGCTCCATCTCGGGGCAGCGCCGCTCGCGTACTTCGCCGGGATGGTGCTGGTGGTGCTCGCCCCCACCCTTGCGGGGCGCGCCTCCTCCGCGATCTTCACGACCACGGCGGTGATGCTGTTCGGCACGTCGGCCGTGTACCACCGAGGCAAGTGGTCCCCCCAGGCGTTGGCCGTGCTGCGCCGCATGGACCATGCGAACATCTTCCTGATCATCGCCGGCACGTACACGCCGCTCACCGTGATGCTGCTGTCGGGCTCCGAGCGGGTGTGGGTGCTGGTGCTCGTCTGGTCCGGCGCCCTGCTCGGCCTGCTCTCCCGCATCCTGTGGCTGGGCGCTCCGCGCTGGGTCTACGTGCCGGTGTACGTCGCGCTCGGCTGGGTCGCGATCGGCTTCATCGGCCCGTTCTATGAGGCGGGTGGTGCGGCGGTGGTCTGGCTGATCGTCGCGGGCGGCCTGTGCTACACGGTGGGCGCGGTGATCTACGGGTTCAAGTGGCCCGGCAAGTCGGCGCGGTACTTCGGCTTCCACGAGATCTTCCACGCGCTCACGATCGCGGGCTTCACCTGCCATTACATCGCCGCGTCGCTCGCGATCTACGGCGCGAGCTGA
- a CDS encoding Bax inhibitor-1/YccA family protein yields the protein MANPFFTQSKDFTPEALQRQGEADAQTLQATFDLPAAQPAEIGRMSYEGTILKTFGALILLGIAAAASYMAPVESSYLYMMGAALAGFVVAMIASFRRKGSAALTLVYALLEGVFLGAFTHWIEVALDVPGAGLQALLATGVTFGVTLALYRSGKVRYTPKFQRFLMIGMVSYLVFSLINLGVMLFSSSGNAWGMLTGVTVAGLPLGVIIGVVAVILACMSLIADFDFIERGVKAGAPAHLEWKGAFGLIVTLVWLYTEILRIIAIFNNR from the coding sequence GTGGCCAATCCCTTCTTCACCCAGTCCAAGGACTTCACCCCGGAGGCGCTCCAGCGTCAGGGTGAGGCCGACGCCCAGACGCTGCAGGCGACGTTCGACCTGCCGGCGGCACAGCCGGCCGAGATCGGTCGCATGTCCTACGAGGGCACCATTCTCAAGACCTTCGGTGCACTGATCCTGCTCGGGATCGCAGCCGCAGCGTCGTACATGGCGCCCGTGGAGAGCAGCTACCTCTACATGATGGGGGCCGCGCTCGCGGGCTTCGTCGTCGCGATGATCGCCTCCTTCCGCCGCAAGGGCTCTGCGGCGCTCACGCTGGTGTACGCGCTGCTCGAGGGAGTCTTCCTCGGTGCGTTCACGCACTGGATCGAGGTCGCGCTCGACGTCCCCGGAGCGGGTCTGCAGGCTCTTCTCGCCACCGGCGTCACCTTCGGCGTGACGCTTGCGCTCTATCGCTCGGGCAAGGTCCGCTACACCCCCAAGTTCCAGCGGTTCCTCATGATCGGCATGGTCTCCTACCTGGTGTTCTCGCTGATCAACCTGGGAGTCATGCTCTTCTCAAGCAGCGGCAACGCCTGGGGCATGCTGACGGGAGTCACCGTCGCAGGCCTGCCGCTCGGAGTGATCATCGGCGTCGTCGCCGTCATCCTGGCCTGCATGTCGCTGATCGCCGACTTCGACTTCATCGAGCGCGGCGTCAAGGCAGGAGCCCCTGCGCACCTCGAATGGAAGGGCGCGTTCGGCCTCATCGTGACGCTCGTGTGGCTCTACACCGAGATCCTGCGCATCATCGCGATCTTCAACAACCGGTAG
- a CDS encoding DUF4307 domain-containing protein: MSTPSSPDQPAAPRNDGGALPHLSRRAWIWSIAGLAALIAAVSAYAVVAAQAQKVLFQDVGYSVVDEHLTTATFDVFLYADGVATCTVRALNEAYAEVGVVTVDVDSADGAEQRMDTSIATTEKAVTASVLGCTFVAADAG, translated from the coding sequence ATGAGCACCCCCTCCTCGCCCGACCAGCCTGCCGCGCCCCGCAATGACGGAGGGGCGCTGCCGCACCTGTCGCGGCGGGCGTGGATCTGGTCCATCGCGGGCCTCGCTGCGCTGATCGCAGCCGTCTCCGCGTACGCGGTCGTCGCCGCGCAGGCGCAGAAGGTCCTGTTCCAGGACGTCGGCTACTCGGTGGTCGACGAGCATCTGACGACGGCGACGTTCGACGTGTTCCTGTACGCCGACGGGGTGGCCACCTGCACCGTGCGCGCGCTGAACGAGGCGTACGCGGAGGTGGGGGTCGTGACCGTCGACGTCGATTCGGCCGACGGCGCGGAGCAGCGGATGGACACGTCGATCGCCACCACCGAGAAGGCGGTCACGGCGTCGGTGCTGGGCTGCACGTTCGTAGCGGCCGACGCCGGCTGA